Below is a genomic region from Miscanthus floridulus cultivar M001 chromosome 1, ASM1932011v1, whole genome shotgun sequence.
GCTTAAGGGCTTTGTGAACCATAATTGAAAAATGGCATACTGTAGATTTTACTAACCTCCTCAGTAGAGTATCTGATTTTTGTTCTCTCCCTCTAAAACTCAAAATTGTTGCTCAATACAGATGATTATGATAGATTGTTTGTTACTAGTGGAAAACTGGAGATCATTTTGCTACTGCTTATAGCTTATTCCACACAAATGAGGAATCTGAATAAAGCTTGGTTGGGTTCAGAGTTCAGACTTAATTTCTGAGCTGCTGGTGTTTTTCTCTTTGTGTATCTGAACATTTTCCACACAAATGTATATGCTGCCCTTTTTTCCTTTCTCCCTCTGTGCTTAACTGAACTTTAGTTCACTATTTCTTAACTAAACTCCTGCTTCTCATGATCTGAAAGTATCTCAAATTAAATGCCTCTTTTGTTTTTTTCCACTATGGTTAGCCGAATATTTTCTCGTGCTTGTGATATTAGCTCTTTGCATCTCAAATTGAATGCATCCTTTTTCACTGTTTCTTAACTGAATATTTTCTCTCTCAAGCAATTTATGCTTGAAATTGGTAAGTTTGTGAAGTCTAATTGTGGAAGGCTAGCTAGGTAATAGGTACTGTGCCTGATGATTTCTTGTTTGTTGCGACCATGTTTCAAGTTTTGCATGCTTCCATACTCATTATGTCAGTTTGTAGTGCCTCTGATCATGGATGAAATTTGCTGTTTGTGTGTTAAAACTGCAGAATTGTTGTCCTTTTCTTGATGCAATGATATACAAATGGGCCAGTGCGTGCACTTCATGAAAGCTTTTTGCATGTCTGTTATAGTCGTATTGACATGATTTTTTATCATGTAATTATGATATTGACATGATTTTTGAACTTCTGTCTTTGGTCCAAGAATTGAAGTATGATAGGTTGTTAATTCAGCAACTGTAAATGTAATTCATGATATCAAAGTCATGAATGAATTCAGCAACTTTACATTTCTGATTCGGTAGGATGCTTATCATCTAGTATCTTTTTTTTGTCATTTCTTTTAAAGTGCCTGTTTGATTATATACTTCTTTTTATTGACATTCCATATGGTTCTTTGGTAAGATTGTATACATCAATTTTCAGTTGCCTCTATTCTTCTCAACATTGGTTGTCTCTCATCTTGGCTAAACTCCTGTAATGTCTATTCTCCAGCTGCTGCATCTGAGATGACTGCTTTCAGGCTTGCATTCAAAGGATCTGTGAGTGCATATACTCTGATTCATTGTAAGTTTTGAGTACCGCTCCTTGCTATAACACTAAAATATGTTTTCTTCTATAAACTATAGTACCGCTCCTTGCTATAGCACTGAACTATGTGATCCTATTTTTGTACTTAATAGTTGTTGAAGTGACCAAACAAATAAAAGATTCAGTTACATAATTGCAATCAGCAATGATGTAAATTGCAAGTAACGTTCACTACAATTGTAGTTATGAGTATATGGAATATGCTGGTGTTGAACCATTTGCCTAGTTGTCTTTTTCTGCTAGCTGATCAAAGTGGCGGCTGGTTTTGCATTTTCTGCAGTCTGTATTCATTAGGTCAGTGAACTTGCTTCTGCTGTTTTAAGTTTGCCTAGGTAGACATTATTTCCCTTCTTTCTATGAATTTATAGAACTAAGTGCATGTTTTTTTCCAGGGGACTACGAGGCCAACTCTCTATCACATCCTGCATGATGACATAGGCTTCAAACCTGAGCTGGTGCATTTGCTCTCATATGTGTAAGTATACCAATTAGAGGCTAAGAAAAAACTTTTGCTAATGTTTGTCTTGTTATGAAACTTTCCTGCTCACAAGCGATTTTCTAGGACTTCATTTCAGGTACCAAAGGAGCACAACAGCCATATCAGTTGGTAAGTTTACCTGGGCACCTTTTTTTCCTCTATGTCAAACTCTTATAACCTCTAGTAGCTTTTGTGTATCAGATCTGCTGGAACTGATTTCCTTGTTTTGCATGCCTACAGTTGCTTGCATCTGCTATGCACATCTCGCTGGTACTTAGGTTGGCcaattcataaagtttgatgagatgtcggaGACGTCCTCCAGGCATGGTGGGCACACTTGGGCGGATAGCATCTCCATTCAGGAGCTGTCCTGTTTGCATGAGAAAGTGAGTAGCTCGATGTTCTTCTGCTGAGCAGTGGAATGTGCCATGGTTTTGTTTTCTTGTGGATGGTTAGGTCTGAACCCTAGTAGTTGTGTGGGTGGTGGTAAACGCTCCATGAACTTGTTGTGGCACTTGGTGCCTGCCTCGTGTCAGGTTGACTCAACCTGGTAGTAGGATGTTAAATGTTAGTTTTTTAAGTATCGCTGTTGCAGTTATGCTTGGGTGGCTGTAGTGCCGACACGCCACAACTATGTTGGGTGGCTTGTTGCAGCACTTGGTGCCTGCCTGTCTCAGGAAGACTTGGAACCTGTTAGGGATGTCGTTAAACCAATCTTTTTAAGCGTTGTTGGTTCGGTCTTAGTTGTGTTACAAGATTTCCTTGTTCAATCTGAGTTCACAAAAACATCAAGCATGCTCAAGTTACATTCCAGTTGTTTTGGTGTGGTACTATTCAAACAAGATGCATCCACAATATACTACTGCATTTTAAAGTGCTCTATTACTATTAATACCTACTGTTGATGAAAACCGAGCCTAAATAGTGTTCTGGCCGAAGCTCGGGGAATATCCAATCTCCTTGCTCTAGAGCCAGCCAATGTGTGAGTTCCTCTCTAGTGGTCTTGGGTCAAGTTTGAAGTTGAGAGAGAGGTACAATATTAGATGTAAAAAGGTGTGTGTAGGTGTGTAGCTGTATGGGGTTTCTAAACCCACTCCTttattcttcttaatataatgatacgcagctctcctgcgtgttcgagaaaaaaaagatgaaaacagACAAATATAAAATTCAGTTACATAAttgcaatcaccaacaatgtaaatTGCGGTTATTGGGAACTGCAATTGTAGTTCTGAGCATATGCAATTGTAGCTCTAAAATTTGAGTAAGTTTCAGTCCACTATCATCACATCCGATATCCATTCCCCTTAAAAAATCAGCATGTGTCGGTCCTTGAAGTCCTTCCTTATGCAACTGCACAGGGACATATTGGCTCAGTTGTATTCCACCCTGTGTTGCTCTGGTACTTAAAGGGGGCAGACCCAATGCTGGAGGCTCCCAcacgagtggggtctggggaagggaaaaaccgaggcaagccttccctccgcaaaatctgcggagaggctacttcgaacccatgacctggtgactcagCGAGAACTCTGGTACTTACCAGTTAATATGATAAATGCAGGCCATAATTACTAAAATCAATGAAAAGATTGGTGCTGCTAGTGTAGTCAGCAAGGAGTGCATGACTGTTGTTTCTCAATATGGACAACAGATCCTACATCTGTTGCAAATGGTGTTGTCAAGAGTGATGCAATGTGCAATGCCTATGAGATGGCTGTAGTATGGATGGAGTAAGACAAAGGTGTGCTTAACTGACTTTTAGTGCAGGGAGTTTCTGTACCACTTTTCAGAGAATTGTTCCAATAGAATAAATTTTGTCATTCTCTAGCTAGCTAGGTATAACATTTTGAGTTTTTGACTGAGCAGAACCTGAAAATAAGCTGTGCTTGCTAGAACATCAAAAGGAACCAGGTTGGACTTTgagatgcaccaatcatatgccCGTCTTTTTGCGTTGTTGTTTCTGCTGTAGTGCTTAGAGTTGGGCTCTCGTGTGTGATCTGTTCTTATGCTGTGCAgcctgcgtgtgtcttgggttaGTTCCCAGGGGTGTAAAGTTTGCGCTCCATTTTGTTCATGGGCACTTTGGCTTTTTATTGATGAACCAATGTGCTTGCTGATGATATATAGACTATAGTTTCATGTACAGCATAAGTTTTTTGAGCTGAACAATTTTTTGACCTGCATGTAGCCATGGAGAATGATGAATTTCTACTGCAAACTGCATTATAATTCAACTGAACTGTGATTTCATTCTATTACTTTATTTAGAAGCACCATtttcttgattgcacatttattagtagtaaattgcacactTCAACTACTGTAATTATGGTGtgtaacatatgcaatatctgaTCTTTATAAATAACTTTGTCACTATTTTAGTTAACTTGGAGCATGCAATTGTTCTTGCTTTAGGGCATCGATATTCTTCTGGATGGGCTATTTGGGACTGGAAACGGGTCTTTTGTTTCAGTGTAAGCACTAGACAGTACATTTTTAAGGAGTGCATCTCATTTCTATTTTAATACAAGTCTTCTCTTTAAGGAATAGATCtaatttggcttgatacaacaatTATTTCCTTAACTGTAGTGAAAATGCTGGTTTTGCTTGCTTTGACACTCGTTGGTAGCCGAAAGGTAGTGTAGATATCAGCTGGTTTCATgatatttttgtccttgtcctttttgGGCATGTTCTGTTGGGTTCAGTTGTACCTTTTAAATGAACTCCTTTAGAACATTGTATAAACTTGTTTTCATCCGTTTTTAAGTGCAAAGTATATGAAGGGGTTAGTAATATTAAGTATGTCTGCGTTAACCTCTGTTTTGAGGTCTTCACCCTTGTGCCTTATACTCCCTCCAGTCACTTGAGGTCTACTCTTATGGCTTATATTCCCTCTAGTCGTTTGTACTTGATGCTTAGACAGGGAAACCAAGTTTGTTTGAGCTTGTTTTTTTGTCTGTAATGTCAACTGTATATGACTAGAGTTAGTATCGTTCATTATCACCATATGACACTCTTAGCAAGATCTGACCGCATTAGCAATTTAACAATTTTTTGTGTACATGTGGGACAGTCCTCTTGAGATTCTTAAGACCATATGTTTTGGCATGATACAGGATCCACTTGATTTTCTTCTGCTTTCCTGAAACCAGGAGTTATGGGGGTTGAAAAATGGCCTTTTACCCCCTGCCTTTTTTTATAAAATGTTGCATGTTCTTGATTCATAGCATAGTCTTGATTCATGTTCTTGATTCATAGcattgtctcttgtgatttgtggtAACACTTCTTAaactttgtttattgtgatttgtgctagcacacacctcttattttgtccttgtcctttcatagaaaaaaattgtctcttgtgatttgtggtaacacatcttgaattttgttaattatgatttgtgctagcacacacctcttattttgtccttgtcctttcatagaaaaaaattgtcacttgtgatttgtgctaacacatcttgaattctgtcgattgtgatttgtgctagcacacacgtcttatttgtccttgtcctttcatagaaaaaaattgtcacttgtgatttgtgctaacacatcttgaattctgttgattgtgatttgTGGTAACTACATGCAGTAACAAAGGCATAGTGGGCTGACAGTTGTGTTCTGATGCAGTTAGAACACCCCTgtttgttgtgatttgtgctaatacAGACCCCACACTCTCTTTCTTAGCCTCTCTCTGTCTATATTTGTGCCAATGTAGACCACATTTTTGTCCTTGTATTTCTGTTCTTTGTGATTTTTGCCATTGCCTGGACCTATATTACTGTCCGACTCTCTTCTTCCCCAACCGCCCACCCACTCTCTGATGAGTGATAACCAATGTTGACTGCTTGTAGTATGTAAACTAACCAGAGTTCTTTGTAAGAGACGAACAAAGATGTGCCAACACACATCTTATTTTTGTCATTTGTGTTTCTGTCTGTGCAGGATCTAGTTGTTCCTATTAAGTTCAGTAGCAGCAGTAAGCAATTAACTTATAGCATTCCTTGGTTTTCAGATAGCAGCAGCAGGAACTCATGAAGCCTTCGCTGTTTGGGCTGGGCAATTGTGTTTATTTTGTGGAAAGCATGCAGCAGCAAGGTAAGCAACCTGGTCATCCTTAAGGTATATCATCACTGAGAATTGAAGATGGATTGTTAACAAGTTTATCATTGTCTAGGTCACCAAGCTTTGTGATTTGGGGGTGGATGACAATGTTTGTTCTATGGGTTGGGCACAGTGTGGCACTCACCTATCTGTAGGTACAAATAAAAGAAAAGTTCAGGTTATGTCCCATTCTCAAGTATAAACATTATCCTACTGAAGCTTCAATTTTCTTTTCTGGTAACGTATGGTCCCTAATCTCACATATTTTCTAGGTTTGTGGACTCAAGTGGTCTTATAACAATCGTCAGCTTGCATCAGGTGGCAATGATAACAGAGTAAGATGTCTGTCCATTTCTTGTTAGTTTGGAATGCATTGTTCTTATTACACTGACACGTAGGTAGTTTTCAATGTGTCAACACCTGCAATCCTTGTTTATCTCTTTGGTCACCATTACAAAAATTGCAATCATTTTTTGAAGGCCTGCCAGCCTATGATAATTGTCATGGAATTTTGAAGGCATAAACCTTATAACTGTCTTTTTTAACTTAAAGCTAGGAATGGTGAAGACATTTTTACACAAAATGGCAGATGGAACTTCAACAATAAGGTCAGTATTTGTTAGTCTACAGTCAGTTAGTTTGCCCTAAAATGAGAAATGTCCTACATTCATAACCCACACTAAAGcaactctgttctgaaataagAAATGTCCTGGCAGACATGTTGGTGCACCAGTCGGTTCATGTTGCCGAGAGCTCCAGTAGAAGCCGGTTGGTGCACTGAAGGCATGGTGGTTCTCCAAGGGCATCTCCAGTGATTGACCTCAACGAGGCCTGTGAGCCGGTACAAAATTGCGATAAACCTCATTTCACTTGCTGCAATAGCTCTCAAGTTTGTCAGTTATCTCAACCGGTTTCTCTCATTTCAGGGTTATGAGGAGATGGAAATCGAAGAGCGCCATGGTTACAGGGCCCCTCTAGGCTTCAACAAGTCAAAGAGGTATCTGATGGAAGGTGATGCTGCTGCCGGCCCAAGCCAGGTGAGAATGCCTGTGTTCTAGGATGTCCAGAACCCAGCAGGGCGATCTGGGAAGAGGAAGATCTCATGGCAGCATCAGTTGGCCCTGAGAGTATAGGTATCTCTTTTTGTGCGCCCTTTTTCTATGATATTCTTTGTGTTCTGGCGATGTGTGGATCTGTGTTTGCTTAGATCGGGCATTCGACACCCCATCGATGTTGTTTTTTTTGCACAGATCTAGGGTGGAGTTTAGTTAACTCATATCTAGGTTCTAGGCTGTATGTCAGTTCTAGGCTCAATCTTAGATTTGATGTTGTAGGTTAGGTGATGTGAGATCCGAGCTCCCTTGTCTTAGGTTTTTGATCATTTTTTTGATTCTGTGTTggtggttgttgttgttgtttttgtttttgttgttgttttgtgGGGTCCTGCCTTCGCTCGGTGGAGCAGTCGTTGTCACATCCATCATCTCGCGATCCGGTCACCGCCTCTGTGGCCCTGTTGCCTCTAGCCATAGGAGGAGGGTGGGGTGGACCAGTGTCCAGTGGAGTAGAGTAACCTAGTCCGATTTAGCTAGCGCATAACAAAGTCGCTGCCTATGCACTTGTCTATCATGGCGGCTGTCCCAGTGGCTAGTGCTGCTACTCCTACGATTGGACGATGCCTTGTAGCAGGAGTAGTTGATCTTTCGGTATTTCTGGCCTTCCTCCTACGGTCCTGACTGCCTTCGCTTCCTTTGCTGCACACAGTGTTGCGTTGAGCACGGCGTGGAGCTGTCGCCCCGGTCACCACCCCTGTGGCCTTCTGCCCTGTCAAACCATACCAAATCTATAGGAGGGTACCAGGCTATACTCCATTGTAGCCCTTGTACTAGAATGCTACAGCGAGCGGAACTCTTAGTCAAAATTAGTAGACTAAAACCAGAACTTGTATCCAATAACAGGCTGCAGGCTCAACTCTTAGACATACTCCTATATAATCCATAATAGTTCTTGTCCATAATAGTTCTTTTGAGTGGCGTTTATTGTTCTTGTCCATAATAGTCGCAATGCTTTGTTCCTATTAATCTGTTCTATTCacgaaaaacaaataaaacattcaGTTACTTAATAATTGCAACCAGCAATGCTGTAAATTGCAATTATTGAGCACTGCAATTTTAGTGTTGAGGATATGCAATATGTCCCTTTTTACTTTCAGGGGTTGACTATTAGTAAGGAAATCATTCTTCCACGAGAATCCTTCCAACTTTTTTGATCTGGGTTCTGTGTAGTGGGTTGTACATATTTATGATATTTGTTTGCTGTTGTTGTTCGCAGCTATGAATGTGTAGACTGGAGAGGAGGTCGCCGTCAAGCTGGTATTGGATTCTCTCCGATTGCTATTTATTTGTCACCATACCATAGAATTTGCCATGTCGGTCTATTTCGTGATAAGATCACTGAGATGCAAAAATCTAGCGAAATGaaatgatgatggtccatttcagTACTATTTGTCAACACTGTTAGATGTTTGGGTTGGTGGAACCGATTGTCATTGGTGTTGCCGCTTTTATTGCACAGGAAAATGTCAAGACAAAGCACCCGCAGCTTCATTATGAGTCGAAGCTATACATGCTTCTCCAAGGAGGAAGTAAGTTAATGCCATAGAGCCTATCCACCCATCTAGTTTTAGTTATGGGACGGTACTTTGTGGTTAGTTAGTTGCTAGTATGATGCGCGAGTTGGGCTGACCTTTTCGCCCCCCTTTTTGTTTCGTTACAGCTGGCATTCCACACCTGAAGTGGTACCGCGTTGAGGGGGAGTATAATGTGATGGTGATTGATCTTCTTGGCCCTAGCCTTGAGGATTTGTTCAACTATTGCAGTAGGAAGTTCTCTCTGAAGACTCTACTCATGCTTGCTGACCAAATGGTGAACACTTAATCCCAGATTTTTCAAACTGTTCCATTTTGTTTCTTAACTTTAACTTTAATCTCAGTTCGTTGTGCATAGGGCTGTCCTCTTTGTCCTAACTCTGTGAATTGCTAGTGTTAACACATTCCTTGTTTATCTTTCAGATTAATCGGGTTGAGTACATGCATCAAAAAGGGTTTCTTCACCGTGATATAAGACCTGATAATTTCCTTATGGGCCTTGTTTGCCTGATGGAATTTGTGTGTTGCATTCTCTTAAAACACACGTTTTTTCTGGTGTTTCAATTTGTGTGTTTCTTAGGCATCTAACAACCATGTGCTAACTAGTCCAAAAACACATGATTTTTCCTATGTTGAAATCTGTGTGTTTTACATACAGCCAACAACCATATGTTGGCTTATATTAAAACACACGTGTGTAGAGTAGACAGACTCTAAAACTTTAAAAGATTTCACAGCAGCAAATGCTTCCCGGGAGCAATGCCATATTGCTATGCCATGCTTCCGCGTCAAAAATATGCAGCAGGATTCCAGCCGCCAGCCCAAGCAAGAGGAAAGAGAGGCCTACATGTCCTTAACGCCACGGTCTACGGCCACTAGCTCAGTCCAGCGCCGACGGCTTCTGCGGCGCCTGCTTGAAGGCAACGGTGGGTGCGATCCGGGACCCTCTGCTGCGGTGCTCGGCGACGAGCTCGGCCGCGAACCAGTCCAGCTTCTCCGCGTTCGTCTGCTCCCCGACTCGCCTCCCCTCGAACAGCACCGATTCCACGTTCCGCTGCTTGAGCATCTCGTCCGCCGCCGCGAGCAGCGCGCGCACGTTCCCTGGGGTCGGGTCGTACTCCCCGTCCGGACCGCACGGCGGCATGCTCTCCCGTTTCGCCTGATCACGCGCCCAGTTTATTTAGCAGAGTCGATACATATACAGAGTAATAAGACAAGAAACAGGAATAAGAATGCAAGAATTGGCTCACCTGGATGCGCAGGTAGTTGGAGGAGCGGCATTGCCCGAAGGCGCGCGCCACGGCGTGGTCGACCAGGTCGGCGGCGCCGTCGGCAGCAATACGGGCGATGGGGCGCGCCCACTCCTTGGGACCCCACCGACGCATGCGCCGGAGTTCCGCCTCGCCAGCGGCACCGGAGCCTCCGCCAGAGCAGCCGCCGATGGAGAGCACGAGGAGGTCCTCGACCCCGCGCACGAACGGGAACTCGTGCTTGTTGTGGAGCACGTGCGTGATGGCGGCGGCCGCCGGGCTGCCCATGGTGGGCCCGCCGTCTACAGCGGCGCAGGACGTGGCGCTGTCTACCGACGCCACCTCGGCGGGCTCGAAGCGGCCGGCCTCGGACCACGCGGCGCGCCCGACCTCGCAGAGGCGGAAGTCGTAGCTCTCGTTCTCCAGGGCGTCGGCGCGCGAGAACACCAGCGGCGCCGACGTATTGAGGTCGTAGCAAGAGATGAGCACGGGCTTGATGGTGTCCCGCAGAGTGAGCTCCTCGCCGAACGCCGCTTTCATGGCCGCCTCCAACGCCGCCGTGGGCGCGGCCAGGGGCCGCTTCTTGCCGCGGCAGAACAGGGACGTGGACGAGGAGCTCGCGGGCCTGCGGAACATGCGCGGCGCGTGGTCCGCCATGAGCCGCCACGTGTCGTCAGCGTGGAACAGCGGCGCGCCGCGCGAGTGCGTGGAGAAGAGCATCGCGGCGAACACGCCGCCCGCGCCGGTGCCCGCGGCGAGGTCGAAGTAGTCGGCGACGCGGGCGTCGGGGTCACCCGACGCGCGGCGGAGCGCGGACTCCAGGTGCGCCAGCGCGCGGCCGGCCAGCAGCGCCCGCaggccgcccccgccgccgtcCACGCAGAGCACGCAGACCTTCCCACGCTGCGCCGCTGCCTTTCCCGGCGCCGCGGCGGACGCCTGAGGCGCCGCCGGCTTGGGCAGCCAGAGCTGCTGCGGGTCGGTGTAGCCGAACAGGAACTTGCTCTCGAGGATGGAGAATATCTCGTAGCTGAGCTTGTCCGTGTCGGCGCCCCCCGCGTCGGCCTCCTCTCGCAGCCTCTCCACCTGCATCTCCTCCGCCTCGTCCATGCCCCCAACGAGAGCGAGAGGCGACACGGTCAACCGGTTGGCGAATTATACCACTTCCGGCGGGCAGGAAAGCGGGAAGCAGAGCTGCAGAGGACAGAATACTGCGCGGATTCGCAACGATTGCTGCCGCCACGACCTGCCCGCCTCCTTTGTCTCTCGCTCCCTTTTGAGATCACACCGAGCGCGGTCGTTTACATGCCACTCACTCGCCTCTAGTGGCCGGCGCCTTTTGATCCTTGCGCGCGCCAGAGCACGCGaagaaagaaaggaagcggcACGGAAAGGTGCGCGAGCGAGAGGAGGGAGAGAGACGAAGATAGGCGAAGGGAGAGAGGAAGCTTAAGACGGAAGAGGCCGAGGAGGCGAAGAGAAAGGGGCTGAGCTAGCGAGGGGGTCGTCGTCGTCTCCTTTCTGGCTTTTCTCCTATCTGGTCGTCCGTGTCGTGGTGCTGCGCCGTAACCGATGGAGCGGCTCCAGCCGCGCGCGCTGGCCCTGGACACCCCGCACCCGGTGCACGGCGAGCGGACCGTTCCGCGGGCGTACGTTGCCGCCTCGAGATCCGTGAGGCGACGCGGCAGCGGTGGAACGGGTCCACGGAGCTTGGTTGGCGTCACGCCGCGGTCGGCTCGTGCTGGATTAATAAATTGCATATAAAAAACAGGCGAGGAGTGATTAATCCAAGCGGTGGGGCCCGGAAAAGCCAAAGCAGGGAAGTAATTAACATGTTGATTCCCCCACGGCCGTTCTAGAGCCCGATGGATTAGCACGATCGAGGACGGCGGCTGCTGTTGGCTGTTGCGCGTCTCTGCGTCTGCGTGGAGGCGGTCCACGGCCGCAACGCCGAGGAGCGCGACCATACGATGTGCCTGCACTTCTGCCTGTCTCACTTGAGAATCTGGGGCTGGGGAGTGGCAGTAGTGTTTCTGCAATGGACTTGACAGCAGGCAGGCGGGTGGCAGTGCTGCGCCGCGCCGTTTCCTCAGCTCGggattactccctccgtcccaaaataattgCAACTCTAGAGTTTAAAATTTGTCTCATAAAAAATGCTACTTTGATCCACCTGTCACAAAAGACAAAGATATGTCTAGATGTTTCTATTCACATATGcacatcaaaaaaataaaatagtcATAAAAGATAAGGGGTATTTTTGTAATTTCACACCTAGCATTGGTTTGTGTGCCTAGTCCTATAATTgcatttattttgggatggaAGGAGTAGGCCCTGCACGTTACACGTCGACCGGTCGCGTACGGGTACAGCTGCGTCTTCAGGTCTTCAGGTGCCACTGCAACATCCACTCCACTGCCACGTTCCAGGCCTCCAGCTAGGTTTGCACATGATTCACAGAATCACAGCAGCGTTCAACATGTAGTACGGTGTACGTATAGTACAGTTTACTTTGTGTGCGTATAAAAATCGTAAAACGGCGACATGAGCTGAGATGTAGCCAAACCGGccccgccgccccccccccctATAAACCTCCGGCGAGTTACCACCTGCCTGCGTGCCAGGTCCACGACGAACTTTATCGGTCAAACGCAGGCGGAGAGCTGGACGGCGGGCCGCCGGAATGGACGTTGCCCGCCCGGCAGAACCACCAAAATCCACACGGCCGTTTCCTTGGAGAGGAAGGGGAAGACTTTCGTTCCCCTCCCCACCCCCTCTCACTGCTATGCGGGCCCGCACCCTCTTCCTCACGATGCCCGTTAGCACGCTTGCCGCCGCGCCGCCTGTAACGCTCTCCGCCGCCCTTTCCTTTCCCCCACCCCTGCTGTGTGCTGTGGACCAGCGTGAAGAGGAGCAAGTCAAGGCGACGAGTCCGTGTGGTCGCTCCGTCGCCGTCCACACAACCGAACCGGCTCTGGGACTGGGAGACTGGGACGCGGACTTCCGTGCTGCCTGCCTGCCAGCCATGAGGCACCGCCTGTCTGCGCGGCATGGCGAGGCTCACGTGTGCCGCGGACATTGGGAACGGAACAAGAGAGAACTCACGGGTGCGGCCGTGCAGAACGGCAGCTCGATCGGGGCCCGTTGTTTAGCTACTGCCGTAAGCTGCCTCTGCTCAAGGGGAAATGGTCAATGTGCAGCCAGATGGATGGACGGAACGATCAACGATGGCCTGCGGGGTGCCGAGCAACACTTGGCAAGAGCGACAACACTCATACAGTACGTACTACTGTAAACACTTGGCAGTAGTTAGTTGGCTCGGCACTGACGAGAAGCGGACCGGAAGTTGGAACTGGCCA
It encodes:
- the LOC136548550 gene encoding patatin-like protein 6, giving the protein MDEAEEMQVERLREEADAGGADTDKLSYEIFSILESKFLFGYTDPQQLWLPKPAAPQASAAAPGKAAAQRGKVCVLCVDGGGGGLRALLAGRALAHLESALRRASGDPDARVADYFDLAAGTGAGGVFAAMLFSTHSRGAPLFHADDTWRLMADHAPRMFRRPASSSSTSLFCRGKKRPLAAPTAALEAAMKAAFGEELTLRDTIKPVLISCYDLNTSAPLVFSRADALENESYDFRLCEVGRAAWSEAGRFEPAEVASVDSATSCAAVDGGPTMGSPAAAAITHVLHNKHEFPFVRGVEDLLVLSIGGCSGGGSGAAGEAELRRMRRWGPKEWARPIARIAADGAADLVDHAVARAFGQCRSSNYLRIQAKRESMPPCGPDGEYDPTPGNVRALLAAADEMLKQRNVESVLFEGRRVGEQTNAEKLDWFAAELVAEHRSRGSRIAPTVAFKQAPQKPSALD